The nucleotide sequence CCCTTTGGGTGGGTGGAAATGAACAAACTCCACCCCATGATATAAACGATGCTTTGAAAAACGATCTGAAACTTCATCCTTATTTTGAACATGTCAAAAATAAAGGGAAACCTGTAGGTGGCTTATCCCCGAAGTTGGGGGATCCTAGCCAGTATCTTGACGGCACACGGATTTATATAGAAGGATCTTTATGGAGTGGGTTTGCAGATGGGAAGGGAGGCTTCACAGACGGACCTTATGAAATTCAAAATCCTGAAGATTTCTTCAAGGATAGTTTTTACAAACATGGATTCAACCCTGAAGTTGGTTCTGTAGGAATTCCAGTTGCTGCTACCATAAGAGCAACAATGCCTTCAGAAGGATGGCAGATACCTCTGTTTAAGAAAGATTCCAATGGCTATGTAGAAGAAGTTCCAAATCCTATATGGAAATACCATAAATACATTCCGTATTCAAAGCCAACCAAGGTTCATGATCAGCTTCAGCTTTATGGTGCTGTAAAAGATCTCGATGATTTTTGCTTGAAGGTAACAGAAAAGAAAACTCTATCCAGGACGTTACTCGTGATGCATTTTAAGTGCTCCTAAATTTGATGTCCTATTGTTGATTTGTATGGTTTTTTATACTCTTATATTAGGCTCAACTTGCAAACTTCATACAATATAGAGCCCTTTTGGAAGGATGGACTTCTCGCATGTGGAGCAAATATACAGGTGTATTGATTTGGAAGACACAAAATCCTTGGACTGGTCTGAGAGGTCAATTTTATGATCATCTACACGACCAAACAGCAGGTTTCTATGGTTGTCGAATTGCTGCTGAGCCAATTCATGTACAGCTTAATTTGGATACATATTTTATAGAGGTTAGTGTCTGAATTAAACTTCTACGTTGGGATGAAATTACAAACATCATTGTATACTATGAATGAAATATATTGGACTCTTCATAACGTAAAAACCGAGATAGGAAGCCAAAGTTATCAAGACAAAAGGATTACAAGTATATTGAAGTGAATATTGAAATAATCACAATTTTCTGTGCAATCATTCTTTATGGTCCAGCTTTGCGTAGTTTCTTGATAGctttgtataattttattttttctttctttcttaaaacAGGTTATTAATACTACATCCGAAGAATTGTCTAATGTAGCTGTTGAAGTTTCAGTATGGGATCTTGAAGGAACATCTCCATATTACAAAACACATGAAAATATCTCTTTCTTGCCAAAAAAAGTAACACCTATTGCTGAGATGAAGTATCCGAAGTCGAAAAATCCTAAGCCGGTctactttcttcttctcaaactGTACAACAAGTCAGACAATAGAATTTTATCTAGAAACTTTTATTGGTTGCATCTTCCTGGTGGAGATTACAAGTTATTGGAGCCATATAGGAAGAAGAAAATACCTCTCAAGATAACATCCGAGGTTTTCATTGAAGGATCCACATACAAACTCCAAATGCATGTGCACAACACATCTAAAATACCGGACTCTAAAAGTTTAACATCTGAATGCGGTTCAAACTCACCGGAAACTGTACACAACGGGGCAGGAAAAGAACAAGACGTCGGTTGGTTTAAGAAGATACACAAGCACTTTGCTGGGAAAAGTGATGATGGTTTGAAGGTTTCTGAAATTAATGGACATGATATAGGTGTTGCTTTCTTTCTACATTTTTCTGTTCATGCTTCAAGTAGGGACCACAAAGAGGGAGAAGACACAAGAATTCTCCCGGTTCATTACTCAGATAACTATTTTTCACTGGTGCCTGGAGAGACCACGACTATTAAAATATCTTTTGAGGCTCCTCAGGGTGTCGCTCCTCGAGTGACTCTGAATGGCTGGAATTACCATGGACAAACGATCCACGAGGCTCTTTAGGGATGTAAAAGACAACCTTGATTACTTTAAACGGCATCAGAGAGCTTCATGAGTTGTTTCTTTTTACGTTTTCACAGGTCTAGGCCAACATCTCcggacaaaaaaaatagtatctCCGACTATTTGTCACAGATAAATAATATCGTGTAATTTTTATGtttccattgttttgtttttcaattggAGGAATAAAAAGGAAGGGTAAGATTTCATACCACGGAACGTTTCCTTTCATTTCTAAAGTATGCTAAAAGCAAGTCTCTTTCTTACTTGTGTTCTTCTATATAGTGAAACACATCACAAGATTAATACATGCATTATAGTATATGATACAAGCTGTAAGGtttctaaaattaatttgaaaaaacacaaatttacaTGAATCACGAATGAGAACAAATGTGAAAGAGCACCATCAATCAAGAATCATCACATAGACTTCATGAAACGGTTAACCGAAGAGAAAACGCCAGCCGCTTTGTCAAACAGGCTTTGTCCTTGCTCTGATTTCTGTTCTTCGTTGTTGCCAAATAACATCTGCGCAACATAGGCAGTTATATGAATGCCAAGTGATCTAGCAAATTTGCTGTTGATGtttctatttattaaaaaaaaggaagaataaTGGCTATCCCAACTATAACCATATATACATAGAAAATGGTTTTATAAGTAATATCTAGCAAGGTATTAAAGATGAAGCTACTAACCTCAATATCTTCAGTATCAGGACGGTTGGCATATTCTTTTGCAAGCAAATATCTATTTGGCCTATCCTTGTCATCACTGAACACTTTCCACATTCTGAAAACCAGAAAGTAGACAAGAAATAATGATGGTCTGAGCTTTACAAATTATATTTCCTGTAGACAATTATCGCAAGCCAAAATTATTTACAATGGTCCAACAATGTGCGAATTTCACAGCTTTAATCCACTTTTAAATCCAAAAGTGGTTTTTCTTATGACTTGTTTTTGGGTGATCTAGGGTTATACTATGCAGAGTTAAGTATGGATGCAGACTATAATGCAGAGTTAACCATGGATGCAGACTATCTGAAAATTAGGAGCAAGGATTGATTGTTATTCATGTATATAATAATCCTTATGGGAAGGGAAAAAGGCCTTACTCGGGATAACAACGAAATACTGCACCAAATGGCATAGGTCGCATATGATAGACAGTTGTAAAAGTGCTGTACATCAAACGATATAAGTTAGTAGTCTGGATTAATCAGAATAAAccaattattcaaaataaatgtaTTCAGAAAGTATAAGAAATGAATTCTTATTCAATGAACAATAAGTTACTAACTTGAAGTGAACCTCAGAATTTATCTATTGCTAGATACTCCGTTATATAACTTAAAAAGACGTAAACAAATGTATGATTGTCTGAAATTTAGGAAGTAAACGATACCATTATGTACCTGGTTAACAGTTGAAAAACTATAAACCTACCCAAACGTGAATTTGCAACTTGAAACCAAACATATCTAAATTCTTTTGGAAAGAATTAGCTTGGAAAGCATACCTTAAAAAGTATTGCCTTAACTGCCGTACATTATATCCAACCCCGACATCTTTGCTATACAGGCGTGGATTCCACATGATAAGGGGCCTTGGCTGCAAATATATGAATAGTTTGtatgaaaattataaatattaaaacacaAGAATGCATGGAAATTTCTAAAATTGATGCAAAGTGAATATCTTGCAGTCTATCTTGCTCTCAAGAATGACAAATATGAGAAATATCATTAGTTCTGAAACCCTtgtcatttatgtttttttagctCTATTCTTATGTGGGTCACTGAATTAGAATCTAGTGAATGGAATCAATCACACATATAAAAAGTTTTCACATTTCTATCATGATGAGGAAATTCCATCAAGTTGTCACATGGCTGTTTAAATTTCAGATATCACAAGAATCTCTAACAGAAAATGATTCCGTTAAAGATAGAACCGAGGTCAGAGATTTACTGGATCATCGGAGAGAGTGGATGCAATTTTCTCGACATATTCTAACATCTGATGATCAGGAACAATCATAACCACCATCTCATCACCACTGTCTACAAGCTTTCGATCACTTAAGCTGGAGAAACAGAACAAATAATTGTGCATGTTATAACTATAGCATGACAATAAATacaatgcaaattaaaatatactGGACGGAATTGCATCAGCATGGCCTTCAAATTCTCAAGTGAAATGAAAAAGTAAGAATTGAGTGGTTAGAAGCATAGTCCACAGCTATTTTGtcagagtaaacaacaaaagaaaacataaagcGTTAATCAATGTGGTGGCAGTCACCTTGCAAAACTAAACAAAGCATCTTTCCACCGATATTTTAGAAGAGCTGCAGCACCGGCATCTGGAAATACGGCTTTAACTTTCTAACAATCAAACTCATGAAACTTAGCAACTGAGTTTCAACTTAAACAATATATGTATTAACATACATATCATAAAACCAAATTACCCACTGAAATATTGTAATAGttaatttgtaattatttatattacaCCTACTAACCTGACAATTAGTTTCTTGAATAAGTGTATCCAAGAAAAGCCTTGACAATTCCCAGAGCTCCAACTGTGCGCCTTCATCGTCTAAGAATTCGAGTTGAGGAATTAAAAGTTCAACCTGTAATAAAGATGgttaaaaattgaatggaaGTGAAAGAAAAAGGAGATATTGGATTGGAACATACAATGGCTCTCATCCCTCCTGAAGATACAAATGAAGCAGTAGCCTGACTTGATTGTATCACTGCACCCTCCAAGTCTGGAGGTAAACAactgaaaaataacaaacagatttcaaataaatattactaaaatTGATGGTATGAAAATTGTAAAGTAGTAATACAAATACCTGTCGGTTTCGTCTTTATCTTGTGTAATGATAATTTCTAGTGAGGATGATGAAGGAGGTTCAGGTTCAGGTTCACCTTGGAATTTCTCAAACTTGGCGCGAAGTTTGGAGGTGGAGGTTGAAGAGCGAAGGGAAATTCCATTGGAAAAAGATATGGAAGAAGGTGAgagtgttgttgttgagtgGAACTGGATGTTGCAGCAAGTTAAGCTCCGACAACTCATTTTCTCTTTACGTTTTTCTTACTCCCAACGAAGAAAGAAAGGCCGtggataataatttatttagttttttcacaaaaacaaaacgatattcattcattcaaatcgatagagtacatcaaATACAAATATCGCTAAAttattggttgaatttgtaattgactgatgtAGATCTTTCAAGAGGAACTGAACAAACCCCGCGACAAAACGCGAAATCAAACGCCCGCACAAGACAACGAAATCACACAAAACACAAAAGGAGAAACTTGATAGATGtgaaaccacttatttagatcgaaagaaaagaggaaaaaagatgtagaggggtgactctaggtcaaaaaatgacTTAGAACCACCCCTCTTCGATGAACGgagaaagaaaatttaaagaGAAGTTGAAGTTTCTCCTAAAAAACTGGACAAGCTAACACACGgataataattattcattactatactttttttatatatatataaacgaagtcatttaaaataaaaatcaataatcaaattagACCGATGTAACACTTAAATCAATTCTTTCCtaaacatttcaaaaaaaaaaaatcaataatcaaattaaaCCGAGGTGACAACACTTACCTCAATTCATTCctaaacctttcaaaaaaaaaaacaattaattcgcaggaaaaaaaaaaaaaaatcttccatcaattctttaatatttttttacgaatcatcaacttcgtccctgaatttttacGGGTCGGCCAACTTCGTCATTCAATTATGCGAAATTAAGAGTCATACCTGTCCAGCATTTGCAACAACATTTCCTGCAGTTTCTGCATTCCCGGACACAACATTATTCTTGTGGCTGACTTTCTTGAGCATCACTTCAAAAACCCTAAAACGAATAATCAAAACAATTGTCTCAAAAAtgcaacaaacacaaacaaagaacAAGGCAAGCATCAAcgatcacaaaaacaaaataaacaacatgatcaaaacttaaaacgaaaacacaaaaaaaaacggACAAAAATAGGGTGAATACGAACACAAAAACTTGATAAACAACAGGAAAGGTGCTACCTTTAATCACAGCCGAACAAACAAACTTCAAAACTGTCAGAATCGtcggagatgatgatgattttggagggATGAAAATGGAGGTAGTTTTAGCGAGAAGAAGAAGGATCAATGACGTTTTTGATGTTGTGAAATGTGAAGAAGGAGGTATGGGTAatgcag is from Medicago truncatula cultivar Jemalong A17 chromosome 1, MtrunA17r5.0-ANR, whole genome shotgun sequence and encodes:
- the LOC11410041 gene encoding mannosylglycoprotein endo-beta-mannosidase — protein: MTTSQGKTVLDSGWFAARLNDVHITGTQLTTTNPPSGPTLPWMEAQVPGTVLATLVKNKVVPDPFYGLGNEAILDIADAGRDYYTFWFFSTFQCKLSKNQHCDLNFRGINYSANVYLNGHEMVLPKGMFRRHSLDVTNILHPDGNNLLAVLVHPPDHPGSIPPQGGQGGDHEIGKDVATQYVQGWDWMAPIRDRNTGIWDEVSIFISGPVKIIDPHLVSSFFDNYKRVYLHATTELENRSSWTAECSLSIHVTTELEGSIHLVEQLQTQNISVPAKSRVQYTFPELFFYKPDLWWPNGMGKQSLYNVVIDIAVKGFGESDSWSHYFGFRKIESHIDDATGGRLFKVNGEPIFIRGGNWILSDGLLRLSKKRYSTDIKFHADMNFNMIRCWGGGLAERPEFYHYCDYYGLLVWQEFWITGDIDGRGDPVSNPQGPLDHDLFLFCARDTIKLLRNHPSLALWVGGNEQTPPHDINDALKNDLKLHPYFEHVKNKGKPVGGLSPKLGDPSQYLDGTRIYIEGSLWSGFADGKGGFTDGPYEIQNPEDFFKDSFYKHGFNPEVGSVGIPVAATIRATMPSEGWQIPLFKKDSNGYVEEVPNPIWKYHKYIPYSKPTKVHDQLQLYGAVKDLDDFCLKAQLANFIQYRALLEGWTSRMWSKYTGVLIWKTQNPWTGLRGQFYDHLHDQTAGFYGCRIAAEPIHVQLNLDTYFIEVINTTSEELSNVAVEVSVWDLEGTSPYYKTHENISFLPKKVTPIAEMKYPKSKNPKPVYFLLLKLYNKSDNRILSRNFYWLHLPGGDYKLLEPYRKKKIPLKITSEVFIEGSTYKLQMHVHNTSKIPDSKSLTSECGSNSPETVHNGAGKEQDVGWFKKIHKHFAGKSDDGLKVSEINGHDIGVAFFLHFSVHASSRDHKEGEDTRILPVHYSDNYFSLVPGETTTIKISFEAPQGVAPRVTLNGWNYHGQTIHEAL
- the LOC11408725 gene encoding uncharacterized protein; protein product: MSCRSLTCCNIQFHSTTTLSPSSISFSNGISLRSSTSTSKLRAKFEKFQGEPEPEPPSSSSLEIIITQDKDETDSCLPPDLEGAVIQSSQATASFVSSGGMRAIVELLIPQLEFLDDEGAQLELWELSRLFLDTLIQETNCQKVKAVFPDAGAAALLKYRWKDALFSFASLSDRKLVDSGDEMVVMIVPDHQMLEYVEKIASTLSDDPPRPLIMWNPRLYSKDVGVGYNVRQLRQYFLSTFTTVYHMRPMPFGAVFRCYPEMWKVFSDDKDRPNRYLLAKEYANRPDTEDIEMLFGNNEEQKSEQGQSLFDKAAGVFSSVNRFMKSM